From the genome of Ptychodera flava strain L36383 chromosome 13, AS_Pfla_20210202, whole genome shotgun sequence:
GTAAAATGAACTAAAACATGCACGTGATTATCATTCTTATCGATGACATGGCCACCAGATgtttttgttcaatattcaaATCTGAACGGTATTACTCATCTACAAATTGAACAAAGACAATATACTTTTTTGATGTGTTTACttaaaatgtgaatttgtttCGTGATGTGGTCTCGTATGGCTGTCAGGCATGCTTCACGTGATCCACTTCGCACTTTTGTACGAATGATTTGTACTATTGGTTTTTACACAATTTCCGTTACAGTATGACCAAATATGGCAGGAAAGTGGTCGTTTTGCTACAATTATGTTCATCTATTATAGGCCGTTACTCACGAGTGTTAACTGATTTAGGTGAATGTTGGTACTTGCATCTTCTTCCTCTTTGAACACGGGAGCAGAGATCTTGCTTGTCCATGAACTtatgatgaaaaataatataAGAAAATAGTCCCCTTTCCGAATCTCATACATTGATTTTCTCTTTTATATATAGTTGTGAATGTAGATTTATGGATCACATTGGTGGTGTCCGGGGCGGTTTGCATTTTCTATACCAGCGTGGTGAGTTTTTAATCCTttaaaaagaagtaaaaatgacAGATGTTCAGAAACCCTGCAAATTCATACTATCAATGGCTCGAATTGTAATACCTGTTCTATTGctttttttctctttgttcATGTATAATGATAGATAACGACAAGGATTCCTTTGTCAAGTTAGGCAATTAATTTTGCGATCCCGCCTACAAATTATACATGGGTCATTTGTAATCAGCTAGGCCCTATATTCATACAAAGAAAACTAGCATGAAAACATGTTATTGTGCATCATCTGTCTGCATATTCAGGGTGGAATGAAAGCGGTCATCTGGACAGATGTCTTCCAGTTTCTCGTCATTGTCGGGACTCTCATGACCGTCATTATCTTAGGGACCATCGAGGCAGGTGGTCTACAGTACGTCTGGGAAAGCAACAAACAAGATGGTCGGCTTGATGTGTTCAAGTGAGTGATGCATTCTGGGCTATCATCCGGGTAACTTTCGAGAGAACTTTTTGAGTCCAACATTGTCGTGATAGTTTGTGAACAGAAAGTAAATCAAAATGTGCGCGACGTGCACCCAGCTTTCCTCTTTAAGTGTCGCAAAAGTCAACCATCTTCAAATTACATAAGCATATGAAGTCAAAAcgaatgcaatttctgtaatttgtctCTTATGACTGCAGGAATTCTCTCCACTCAATTCTGATTCTCTCTTTCTGTCACAATTCGTCTAACTCGTCCTTGTTTCTCTTTCTATCCATCTGATTGTATATCTGCCTGTTTgttgtgtctatctgtctgtctgtctgtctctgtctatctatctgcctGTCTATCTCTATCTACCAATAATGCTGGCTCGAGCCAACAAGTTAGCCGTCTCTTCGTCAGTAACTGCgcatgtctgtctgcctgccagcctacgtatctatctatctgtctatcaaTACATCTAATAAACTCTCAAACtctaaaacaaataaacaaaaacaaacaaacgtatgCAGTGGATTGCACATTCCACACTTCTTTTTTCAGAGTTCCATTTGATGTAACTCAAAGAACAACCATAATCAGTGCGATATTTGGCGGGGGAATGAACGCGATTCCACAATTCGTCAGCCAAACTGCAGTGCAGAGATACATGTCTTCTAAAACTCTGAAACATGCCCAGATGTAAGTCGAACATCTTCGTTTTCACTTAAGCATTcaatgacaaacaaaaattatgttCTGTAGAGGGTTCCGATCATAAATAAAAAATCTGCCCTCGTAGCGAAAGTTAAAATGCTGTCTTTGAGTTTTGCTGAGTATCAAATTATCTTTAGTGTGTTTTGAcgtcaaatatatttttatactcGAATGTAAAAGTGTGTAACAATAGGTATGAAATATGTACTGAGTAATGCATGTGAGGTGCGATAGATAGGAAACTGACTAAGTTTCTTCTTTCCATGCCAACAGGTCCGTCTTACTGAATATGCCGTTCCAGTTAATCATTCTGCCGACGGTCTATTTTTCAGGATTGGTTATGTATGCCTACTACAATAGTAAGTTGATTGCAGGAAAATGTGAACAAAGAGAAAGGGCAACTCgtagaaaaattttcaaaacaaataccaTGAGCTTAAGCGATTTCTCGAAACTCGCCATTCTTGGTCTACCCTGGGGTAATGTCTTGACATTTAGGTAGAGGAGTTGAAACATTTGTATAGTAAACGATTATTCTCAATATCATCTAAAATCATTCAAAACTTAGGAATTTGAAGGTCGTATGACCCCCTATTAAACCCTTTTCAGCTAAGTTGTTATTAGTTTTTGACATTACAGCGTGCTTAATTCAATAAAGGCCCAAAACCCCCTTTTAAAGAACaacaaattgtcaaaattgtcatttaaaaaacattAGAATTTTTAGCCAGTCACTGCTGTGCCTTACCTGTCTGTGAAATATTCAACTATCGAGTGGATTTTCTCCTTACAGTCAGGAAAGAATATGATGTTGCTCTCCGGTGACCCTTGTTAAAGGTATAACgtgtctcggggacagatagtcggactatcaaatttctacaattcttttctgatctacgaCTTGTGGAGgcacattttaaagctcttggagaaagaaaaactttcatcgtcttagtttttcgaaaaatcaacattttgattttcccccatagcgttaacacagggatggtggccattttgaatttcaaatatcgcaaaatgttgggtaatttaaTTCggtagttccaaactttgcacggtgacccccgatttttattgttgacttggtaaaagaatggttgaaagtttcattcaggaaagtttgagcaaaagtttgtctttcacttttgaggtgcatactaccttaaggaactaaacgaaaaaatcaaaattgtcttcatatattctttattttactcaatatactgtatttttaaaacaacGCACTCAAAACTTTCCGTTATAATATCATTTGCTGTCAAAATTAACAGAACCTACTTGTAGTTTAGAACTGGCGCTTGACTGTAGTTATAGATACATCGCTGAAGACAAAAAGATGTACGATGATATACGAGTATTGTAATGGTCAATAGTATTTGAATACAAATGAGTGGTCTTTGGACGAATACCACTTTCTATTTTATGGAAGACAATAAATATTCTTCTCTCCCCAGATGATCTCATGCCACTGCAGCCACCTATCAATGCAACAAATGCACGTAAGCATTTTTGTATTTAGAATTCTGTTTGTAAATCTTTGATTTTGTTTCAAGTGAGCCATTTGGAAGCCATTCTTTGTATTATTAAGTAGTTGCCTAGTGTCtatttctgttttctttcttttttctgaaGCAATTTAAGCTCCGATATACCATTACCACTGAGTACATCGGTCGTCGTACGAGTAGAATACCCGAGATCAACAAGCACAGTGGCTTGTTGATGAGAAATGAGAATCTTTATTTCTTAGACGAAGATGCTTACAGCACAGCTCACTGGTGATAAAGGGTTGCTATACCAAAATTAATATCTGGCTTTATACTCTCTTAACTTAATCATAATTGCATATTCGATCCAACCAATTACAATAACTCAAGGTAAAAGTAACCATATTCCATCTTTTTATGATGACGTCTGTCCggtttgatttttatttcagcaaTTCAGACAGTTGGAGACCAACATTACTCTCCTGATTACGCTTCTTCAGATCAAGTAAGCAtagaaaatttcttttttctttaaaatggtTCCTTTTCCTCAAAAGTTCAAGATAGTGAGTAGCACTAATGGTTATGGCGAGTTATCCTTCTCGGTCGTGGGCTAATACAACTAATAAAGGCAACTAAGATGAAATTAAGTCATAGTGTTATCTTAATTTATGCCTTTTGCGGCTTGATTATTAAAATGTCGCATGTTTCCAAAAGAAAtttagaaagacagacagacagatagatagatagatagatagatagatagatagatagatagatagatagatagatagatagatagatagatggttTGATGGTTAGTATGAAGATGAGAGATACAGCACAGATAATAGCTAAATTTCAAGAACAAACCAGAAAATCaccaatcaaccaatcaatcaatcaatcaatcaatcaatcaatcaatcaatcaatcaatttctTTAACAGATACTGGTGTACTTTATCAGTACGTTGTTTGGATCTATACCTGGAATACAGGGTCTCTTCGTGGCTGCCCTGTTTGCGGGAGCTCTGAGGTATACGATTTTTATGAAAGTCTTACTGATGAGGAATGTACaatacatcgatttttcagtaAAACGTTAGGCAGCAAATGGCATATTATCTGAGAGACTTTTGATACTGTACAGTACTGCTGACTCTCGGCTTTGATTCAGTCTAACCCAGAATCGCAAAATTAAAGGTCGACTATCCAAGTTGTCAAAGCTGCCTATACGCCATGTGAATGTGgtgataattatttttcatcagaaaaataaattatttgtcgTGATTATATATTTCACCCAAGGCGATGAGATTTGTGGTGCAGGTATATTGATGTCCTCGTCAGAGCATTTCGTCTTTTATATCCACCCAATAGCATTCCGTCGTGACAACTCAACCGATGATGTTGTCTAATATTTGTTCATTCACGTACATTTCCCATGCTTAGCTCAGTGTCGTCTGGATTAAACTCCATGATCGCCGTGACTTTAGAAGACATGGTGAAACCTTGGCGACGATGGAGGGCGGCAAGAACACATAGGAACGTGTACGAAAATGACATCCTGGAcacaatttttaccaaaattctcAGTAAGTTGAATACTCACAGAAAAGTTTTTACAGTAGTTAAGTAGAAATAAACAACTCCAGGGATTTCACATCCAACGTAATATGCTTTCTCTCAACTGAAGTcacataaataaaatatactgaAGTATAGAAAAAACATGTCGAAACACTGTGTACCTGAGATGCTATCCTCATAttcgaaaaaaatattgatgcgCCTGTAGAGGACATGAAGACTATCTTCCAATGAACACGCACATTACAGAAAAACACTCAGAACAAGCTGGGATAAATACATGTCTGCGAACTTTCCGTATGTTTCATGATCTTAAAATTCTCCATGGTATAGGTTTTCATACCGACAAGTATCCATACAGTTTCCTTTGATCCGCGGTTAGCGTTAAGGTGTGCCTCAAAGAATCCTTAAGTCACATCATTTCTAATTTACATAGTAGAAGAGCATCAAATAGCAAAGGAATCGATTTAGAACAATATAATTGTTTATACAGTTATGTGCATAGTAAAGCAGCTCACATGCTGTCGCAGCtatgagagagaaagagagagagagagagagagagagagagagagagagagagagattttcaaCATCTCTTATAGCTAGCCGTGGACGCAGAAGTTTTAAACTTCTGCGTCCACGTGCATTCCTTTCTAAAGCAAACTAAATGTTCATATGACTTTTATGATGCATGTTTTGATCGCTCTCATTCAACAGATGTCTTATCTATTGTTTTCCATCTATGTGTCTTTAATTTGATTATTATCAGCTGTTATTTACGGAATCATTGTCATTGGCCTTGCCTACGTGGCGTCTTCTTTCGGATCGCTAGTTTCCTTGGCAAATACAATATTCGGCACTTCTGGGGGACCTCTGGTCGGCGCTTttaccttgggaatgttctacaGAAGGGCCAATTCATGGTAAGCTCTAGCGTGCCATCGTGTCCAACTATCATACAAAAAGTCGAAGGAAAAACAACAACTTGAAAATGTAGAGGTGGAATAATTCAAAGCAAACGTCATCATAAATGTATTGCGCATATAATTTGcttgttttgttgtaattttaaaTTATTGTATATCATTTCGAGAATGTGTGCCATCATCATTAACAAGCTCTCATTTTGTAACGCGTTCGACATATCATTCGAGGGAGTATAACCTTTTTTCCTTGCAAAAATTGTTGGCAACTTGATAAGGATAagtatttgttttcaagttcGTAGAAGCCCCTTCTTGCACTtgacaattatcattttagCATTCGTTTGGTTACCCTTTGGCCCAAATTTTAATACTGTTtcgatatttaaaaaaacttatCCTTGTATTGCGAAAACATCTTTtattaaaacagatttcatatcATACACTTGTCTAGTGATTCTTGGCGTCGTTTTCACTTACTAAATGATTTCATCTTTTACCCAAGGGGGACACTTTTTGGTGTGTTGCTTGGTTTTGGTCTTGGTGTATGGGTTAGTATTGGCGCCATTGTATATTCAGACGCTTTGGAAGAAGCTTTGTCCATCTACAAGGTAAATATCCTACAAAAGCTGCAGAACATATCAATTGAGGGTTTGATTCAATGGcctggttttttttcattttcaaagctGTCAATGAAACACTCTACCAAACATTTTAAGCAAATTTCGCCCCAAAATGGGAATCGACCAGTGGCCCAGTGtacttcattttgtttgcatatcattcaaatatttaaagaCGCTGGAGTAAAACTTGTCTTTATATCGTTTCTGCTTCCCAGCTATCCTTCATGTGGTACAGCTGGTTTAGCTTTCTGTGCACGGTGATTCCAGGCATAATATGCAGCGAGTTGATCCGTTGCATTATACCCAGAGAGAGACACAACCAAGTCGACCCGTTACTACTGGGACTGTTTCTAAGGTAGGAGAATCTGGCAATAGGCCTAATCGttaatgtgtaaaaatatgACACACATTCAAACATAACTGAATAAGAGAGTTGAATAagagagagaaacagacagacaggcagagacaGATAGAGAATGTTAATTACTAAGACATTGCATTCAAGACCACGACTTAGCCGACGGCGACGATAAGGATGATGGTGATGGCGGCGGTGCTGGTTGTGGTGGTGTTGATTTTGGCAGAGGTAGAGCATTTACCCATATGTGTGTTTCACGTGATACTCTCTCAATAATAATTGTGGTTCTCCCTTAGACCTAAGGTGACTGGTAAACCAAAGATCGAAGAACAAGAAAGTGGTGATTCGTCAACAGAGCCCTCGTCATTAATCCAGGGTGAAATTCAAATGCATGAACTCAACAAGGCCAACAATGATGGTCGAGAGAATATTGGCTCATCCGATACAAACCTTTAACTGCACCGTGCACTGGATCCATCGATGATGCTCGTCTACCGAATTCGATCCTTAATTTGGTCGATGAACAGAGACGGTGCTTAGTGTCATGTACCATCGATAGAGAATACTCTTCCCAAATCGTTCCG
Proteins encoded in this window:
- the LOC139147914 gene encoding sodium-dependent multivitamin transporter-like, which codes for MSTVATPFGVVDYVVFATMLGVSLVTGIYHGVKSGQRTSTSEFLVAGKSMSGLPVAMSLLVSFLSALTIMGIPAEIFINGPTYAFFALSVLWTLPAVSFLCVPVFHGLNLISAYEYFGLRFNYAVRITAALLFALQTVFYMAATMIGPALAVEAVVNVDLWITLVVSGAVCIFYTSVGGMKAVIWTDVFQFLVIVGTLMTVIILGTIEAGGLQYVWESNKQDGRLDVFKVPFDVTQRTTIISAIFGGGMNAIPQFVSQTAVQRYMSSKTLKHAQMSVLLNMPFQLIILPTVYFSGLVMYAYYNNDLMPLQPPINATNAPIQTVGDQHYSPDYASSDQILVYFISTLFGSIPGIQGLFVAALFAGALSSVSSGLNSMIAVTLEDMVKPWRRWRAARTHRNVYENDILDTIFTKILTVIYGIIVIGLAYVASSFGSLVSLANTIFGTSGGPLVGAFTLGMFYRRANSWGTLFGVLLGFGLGVWVSIGAIVYSDALEEALSIYKLSFMWYSWFSFLCTVIPGIICSELIRCIIPRERHNQVDPLLLGLFLRPKVTGKPKIEEQESGDSSTEPSSLIQGEIQMHELNKANNDGRENIGSSDTNL